The sequence ttcttaaagggaaccaatcacggctaaaatgcccctaatgataaggaaatgtgctggtCCATCACCCAGCGCAGGTCTTAGAATCACACCCCCTCATTTCCGccatgataggttccctttacagtatcactgtcgtttcatttttttttttttttgcagaaatcaatagtccaggcgattttaagaaactttctaattgggtttgttaggcaaatctgccattatctgcattcacaaagactttccccaggtccccctccccccccattcactgctcattatcaggaaatctcgactcttttacatcagtcgagccctgtgtaacctatggagaggggaggggggaggagggagattagtcaccagcagagaacaaaggattacacagtgggagctgtatgaaagctggtattcagaggtcagagaggtcagtgctgacttcagaggagatagcccagtgatgtggatgtaaattaactctttgttgtcctgttttggtgcctcatctccctccacccctcccctctccatagagaaccatgaagacaggggagagagcctcaaactgcttttttatgataaaaaaaagcatttttctttctacaaagtttcttaaaatcacctgtactattgatttctgaaaaaaaaaaaaaatttagacagTGACACTTACTGACTGGAACCACCTGACACGTGTTTTGCACTTCTGTGCTTCGTCAGGTGATCACTGACAGGTGTCCATGTCCTGTACATAGTGTGGATGTGCTTCCTATTCATGCTGTACTCTCTATGAATGTGTCGGGTACTGCAGTGAGGGGGAGCGACCCTTGTCCTGGTTATCAGTGGGGTCCCTGGACACATAGCACCTCATGAGGAAGGCCGGGAGCACATAGACCAGAGAGGCCATTTCTGTACTTCACCCACTTACATGTAAGGGCCAGGCAGACCACCCAGAGCGTTAAAGCACAGACACGTGTCTTCTACTATGACCGGACCCCGAatctgagggggaaaagaggaGAAGACGTCATACAATGTTATAAGACCAGGTGGCCATCAGAACCAGCTCAGACACAATGCACAGTACAAGCGTCATGTACTGCGGGGGAGGTCGTAGACTGCTTGTAACTGTGAATTCTGCTCTATAAGtagctccttaaagggaatctgtcatcgaGTTTATatcgccttaaatgagggcagaacaaactagtgacagaaatgctgtacagatcgctgtattacttacatcattctgatcagccgttctcctaatatgcaggagaataggatcatgccacaccccttcccccagctgatgattgacagctaactgcctatacacagcatggatagataactgccaatcagcagctggtgggcggagttttctgcttctcataaatatccaggattactgagctcatgcacataatggaaaggactacttattgtccatgttattcaggaggagatctctggatcagctgcacagaacaatgtaagtgatccatcattctgttcagcttctctgtcactagtttatgctaccctgtcACTAGCTACCATTGAAGCCAATGAGCCCCTGCCTCTTAGCCACAGATAGGTCTGCAGCCTATTTAGACCTTGTTCAGATGTATCTGCGCCGTGTATACAAGAATCCTGATGTGAACAAGTGCTAATGCTGATACATACACAGTGCACTGTAGTCTATACCTGTCTCGCCGCCTCCTTACACTTCTGAATTGATATTTCATCAGGTTCTCCTTGGTATTCGGGCACTGAGCACAAAACACAAGGAAAGATACAAAGGGTTAATAGGTGATCTGGTGAGAGCGAGTTATTACAgtctatacaggtaatatacacacaggcaatatatgcatacatacacacacaggcaatatatatacacacacacacaacataacAACACACCACACTACACCATAACATAACACAACAACCTCCAGGGAGTCACTTACAGTCAATCTTCTGAGCTACAAGCCTATAAGGAAACTTATCTCCGAGTATCTGGATGACCTGCggaagagagagacagagacatcaGCGACCagtcgagagagagagagagagagagagacatcagcgaccaggcgagagagagagagagacagagacatcaGCGaccaggcgagagagagagagacagagagagacagagacatcaGCGaccaggcgagagagagagagacatcagCGAcaaggcgagagagagagagacagagacatcaGCGACCAgacgagagagacagagacatcaGCGACCAgacgagagagacagagacatcaGCGACCAGACGAGAGAGAGAAACAAAGACATCAGTGATCGGgcgggcgagagagagagacagagacattaGCTACCTGCTCCCTCCTGCAGGTGGCGCTCTATACCCCAGGGTCACTCACCTCCTCCAGGTGGCGCTCTATACCCCCGGGTCACTCACCTCCTCCCTCCTGCAGGTGGCGCTCTATACCCCATGTCACTCACCTTCTCCCTCCTGCAGGTGGCGCTCTATACCCCATGTCACTCACCTCCTCCCTCCTGCAGGTGGCGCTCTACACCCCGGGGAAACTCAcctactctcctcctccaggtgaCACTCTACACCCCCGGGTCACTCacctccatcttcctcctccagGTGGCGCTCTATACCCCTGGGGTCACTCAcctactctcctcctccaggtgaCACTCTACACCCCCGGGTCACTCacctccatcttcctcctccagGTGGCGCTCTATACCCCTGGGGTCACTCAcctactctcctcctccaggtggCGCTCTACACCCCAGGGTCACTCACCTCCTCCAGGTGGCGCTCTATACCCCTGGGGTCACtcacctcctccttcttcctcctccaggtGGCGCTCTATACCCCTGGGGGTCACtcacctcctccttcttcctcctccaggtGGCGCTCTATACCCCTGGGGGTCACtcacctcctccttcttcctcctccaggtGGCGCTCTATACCCCGGGGTCACtcacctcctccttcctcctccaggtgGCGCTCTATACCCCGGGGTCACTCACCTCCTCAAGCTTCTTCGCATTTCCGGTAACAAACACGACGCTCCTGCCGGTTACTGCAGCCATCACTGCTCACACACAGCGTGCAACACAGGCCCCGCCCCTAACACCTCGCAACCAATTAGAATCATTCTCTAGTTCTCGTAATCACCACGACCCGGAAGTAATTTCCGGCTGTCACTTTTTTTCCCTATCTGTATTAATAGTGTAATGTGTGAGAGCTGCCACTAGATGCCGCTGTGCACATTCTATAGGTTGCTCTGTGCCTACTGGGGGAACCTGTGTACACAGAGAAGCTGTCGGTGATCCAGGAATATCGTCATGTCGCCGACTGACACTCCCCCCTCTAATGACTGACACTCCCCCCTCTAATGACTGACACTCCCCCCTCTAATGACTGACACTCCCCCCTCTAATGACAGACACAAGTCACGACATTAACACGTGGAGAGACCAGAACCAAAGCAGCTGCCCAGTCCCCGCCCCCAGACCAATCAAAAGCAGCGCCGGCAAATGAACAGCCAATCAGAAATCAAATCAACGGCCAATCAGAACACGCGCTTCGGCCCACAGCCTTTAGTGAGCGGCGTGACCCGGAAGTTGTTGTAGCATGTGACAGCCATGAGCCGCAGCAGCAGAGATGAACTTGTTACCGCGCAGTAGTAAGGAGTTCTCCTCCAGCGAGTACTGGGAGCAGTTCTTCCGCCGCCGGGGGGAGCGGGCCTTCGAGTGGTATGGAGGCTACCTGGAGCTGTGCTCTGTGCTGCACAAGTATATCAAACCTAAGGATAAGGTGTGTGCTGCGCCCCCTACTgctcatatactgtgtatatatatatatatatatatgtgtgctgcgccccctgctgctcatatactgtatatatatgtgtgtgctgcgccccctgctgctcatatactgtatatatatatatatatatatatatatatatatatatatatatgtgtgtgctgcgccccctgctgctcatatactgtatatatatgtgtgtgctgcgccccctgctgctcatatactgtatatatatgtgtgtcctGCGCCCCCTactcctcatatactgtatatatgtgtatgctgCGCCCCCTactcctcatatactgtatatatgtgtatgctgcgccccctgctgctcatatactgtatatatatatgtgtgtgtgctgcgccccctactgctcatatactgtgtatatatatatatgtgtgtgtgctgcgccccctactgctcatattctgtatatatgtgtgtgtgctgcgccccctactgctcatatactgtatatgtatgtatgtgtgtgctgcgccccctactgctcatatactgtatatatatgtgtgtgtgtgtcctgcgcCCCCTactgctcatatactgtatatatatgtatgtgctgcgccccctactgctcatattctgtatatatgtgtgtgtgctgcgccccctgctgctcatattctgtatatatgtgtgtgtgctgcgccccctgctgctcatatactgtatatatgtgtgtgtgctgcgccccctgctgctcatattctgtatatatgtgtgtgtgctgcgccccctgctgctcatatactgtatatatatgtgtgtgctgcgccccctactgctcatattctgtatatatgtgtgtgtgtgctgcgccccctactgctcatatactgtatatatgtgtgtgtgtgctgcgccccctgctgcttaatatatatatatatatatatatatatatatatatatatatatatatatcgcctccgtctcctttgttttgaataaagcCACGGTTACGGCACATGACCCGCGTCTCCTATTGAGCCGTCGGAGAGAGCAGAGTGCAGTACTAGTCGgaccccacaatctcttacttgtcccccctgtgtgtggtattacagctctggtCCACGCTCTTAAaatggatctgagctgcaatactaaacACAAACTGACGGAGGTAGTGGCGCTGTATTTGCACTATACACACTTGCGGTGATGTTACTTTCTTTTGTACATTAAAGGCCATTTTGAAAATCCGGGTCCATTTTCCTCCAGGTCTTGGTTGTGGGATGCGGTAACTCCGAGCTGAGCGAGCGGCTCTACGATGCCGGCTGCCAGAATCTGACAAACATTGACGTGAGTGAGGTGGTCATCCGCCAGATGAACGAACGCAATGCCAGCCGAAGGCCCAACATGACCTTCCAGCTGATGGACGCCACCCAGACCTCCTTCAGTGACGGCCACTTCCAGGCGGTGCTGGATAAGGGGACGCTGGACGCCATCCTCACCGACACAGACGCCGCCACGCTGGAGACCACCACTAAGTTACTGACTGAGATCGGTCGCGTCCTGCAGTGCGGGGGGcgctatgtgtgtgtgtccctggctcAGGCCCATGTCCTGGACAAGCTGGTCTGGCACTTCTCTCAGGGAGGGTGGATGGTTCGTATCCACCAGGTGTCTCGGAGCAGCAGCGAGGAGTCAGGCAGCCGCTTCCCTTTGCCGGTGTTCGTCTTCGTGATGACTAAGGTGAAGGCCGTGCCGGGTTTCCCTCAAGTCTTAGAAATGATGCCGGATGATGAGGGCGGAAAATCAGTGCGCTGTGCGAGTCCCGGTGAACTGATGGACATGGTGAAAGAAAGACAGCGCTACGCCCTGATCCGGAGCCGCCTGAACCAGAACCAGAGCTCCCCGGAGGTGTCGCTGGACCTGTGTGATGGCGTCTCGGGGAGGACACGGTATACCTTCCATGTGGTGGACAGTCCAACCATACGGCCCTCACTATTGGCTCTCTCCAATCACTTCGCCATCTTCATCAGTGAGTATGgtggaaaacctttatatataatcATAACCTTATCCGGCATACAGCCATGTAGATACGTGTAACCTTATCCGGCATACAGCCATGTACATGTGTGTAACCTTATCCGGGATACAGCCATGTACATACGTGTAACCTTATCCGGCATACAGCCATGTACATATGTGTAACCTATAACCTTAtctaggatacagccatatacaTAGGTGTAACCTATAACCTTATCCGGGATACAGCCATGTACATATGTGTACCCTCTAACCTTATCCAGGATACAGCCATGTACATACGTGTAACCTTATCTGGGATACAGCCATGTACATACGTGTAACCTCTAACCTTATCCAGGATACAGCCATGTACATACGTGTAACCTCTAACCTTATCCAGGATACAGCCATGTACATACCTGTAACCTATAACCTTATCCGGGATACAGCCATGTACATACGTGTAACCTATAACCTTATCTGGGATACAGCCATGTACATACGTGTAACCTATAACTTTATCTGGGATACAGCCATGTACATACGTGTAACCTTATCCGGGATACAGCCATGTACATGCGTGTAACTTATAACCTTATCTGGGATACAGTGATGTACATACATGTAACCTATAACCTTATCcgggatacagccatatacaTACGTGTAACCTATAACATTATCCAGGATACAGCCATGTACATACGTGTAACATATAACCTTATCCAGGATACAGCCATGTACATACCTGTAACCTTATCCAGGATACAGCCATGTACATACCTGTAACCTTATCCAGGATACAGCCATGTACATACGTGTAACCCTATCCAGGATACAGCCATGTACATACGTGTAACCTTATCCGGCATACAGCCATGTACATAAGCATACGTGTAACCTATAACCTTATTCGGCATACAGCCATGTACATACGTGTAACCTATAACCTTATTCGGCATACAGCCATGTACATACGTGTAACCTATAACCTTATCTGGGATACAGCCATGTACATACATGTAACCTATAACCTtatctgggatacagccatatacaTACATGTAACCTATAACCTTATCcgggatacagccatatacaTTCGTGTAACACAACTGTGTCCAGGCTTGGTTTAGTCATCATGTACAGGCTGTGTATGAGTATAGATAGGGAGGACGCACAGGGCAGTCGGGGGTGCGGATTACTGTACAGGCTGTGTATGagtgtagatagggaggagaggacgCACAGGGCagtcggtggtggtggtgggtaatTACAGGCTGTGTATGAGTGTAGATAGGGAGGCGAGCACACACAGGGCAGTCGGGGGTGGGGATTACTGTACAGGCTGTGTATGAgcgtagatagggaggagagcacacACAGGGCAGTCGGGGGTGGGAATTACTGTACAGGCTGTGTATGAgcgtagatagggaggagagcacacACAGGGCAgtcggtggtggtggggggtaatTACAGGCTGTGTATGAGTGTAGATGGTGAGGAGAGCACGTGCGTGGAGAAAGAGAGGATTACACAGGCTGCATTTTGAGTTTAGACAAGGAGAggatatacagggcagtattcgGGGGGATCACATACATTGTATATGAGTGAGGATggggaggagagcacacagggcaGTCATGGTGCTGCTGGGGGGGATAACTgtacaggctgtgtatgtgtgtagataGGGGGGAAACAACATAAAAGGCAGTTTGCATGGGGAGGGGGAATCACTCATGCTGTAGATggggaggagagcacacaggatgGGCTGCAGGGGTAATTACCCTCTTATTGCCATCATTGTCTGTCAGCACAGCCCTTGGGGGTCATTCACGCTCTCGTATATATGGACCATGTGCTGCGAAATGGGTTTCATAACTCCTGGAATCATGAGTATAAGTGGAGGGAACCCCCCTCACCTCTCTGTGTCCGCAGCTCACTGACCTCTTGCATTTCTTTCAGTTCCTCAGGGGAGGGAGACAGAATGGCTTTTCGGTTCAGAGATGGGTCGGAGGCAATTGGCGGGAAGCGTTGGATTCCGTCGCCTTCTCATTGTGGCCTTACATAGAGATCAGCAGTATGAGAGTATGGAAGCCATCCAGTCCGAGTTGTCGGCCAAAGTCCTGGAACTTGCTCCTCCGGGGCTGCCTGATAACCAGCAGGTAAGGCctggggacccccccccctcatcattaCAAGGTGGTCCCATAGAAGTCCTCAGGATGCTGTGGTTTCATGGTGGGGTCCTGAGAGACTGATCCGGCCCTGATGTTTCCTTTTCTCTTTTTGCACAGATCCCGTTTCTGTCAGCCGGTGGAGACATTGGGGTCCGGACCGTCCAGTATCGGGGTGTGAGTGATCTGAGCGGCGACTACGTGGTGGAGGACGTGCGAGGAGATGGAACAAGCTATTTCAGGCGTCTTATTTTCCTCAGTAACCAAAATGTCGTCCAGTCAGAAGCTCGGCTGCTGCCCGGTAACACTCAGAGCGGTGAGGACCATGGGGCAGGGTAATGGGGGGCTGGGGATAAACTGAACTATGGTGGGAACGCTGGCCTATAAGGGTCCTTAGGCAGTCTGTGATTGGTGCTCGGCTACAGAGTCTTTATAATGTTCTATAAATCGTCCATCAGCCGCACATTCTCTTATTCATTGCAAGTGAACATCtgatgtgtatacagtcctgctgtctaggggttagtgcagtctgtacacatacagtatggcagtgatatcACACATCCTTTGGTTTGTTACAGCTTAGATCAGAGACAACCGCAATAAAGTCCTTTATGCGTAGGCTTCAATCGTATCCAATCGGATCTAAAGCACTTTTGTtttccaattaaaggggtaatctatagtcttccggtacttatcaactgctgtatgtcctgcaggaagtggagtattctttccagtatgacacagtgctctctgctgccacctctgtccatgtcaggaactgtccagagcaggagaggtttgctatgaggatttgctgctgctctggacagttcctgacatgaacagaggtggcagcagagagcactgtgtcagactggagagaatacaccacttcctgcaggacataagtactggagattacaaacaagtaatttacaaatctgtgtaactttttgacatcaaaccttttttctctatattttaatgtttttcttgGTACAGTCTGAGTGTTCACTATTTTCACTATTTGTAGAAGAGCGTGACAATGGACGCCCCATCTGACAGCCGTGTCTTTCATTCCAGGTCagaaaaagaagaggaaagaCAAGAAGAAGCAGCAGAAACCGAATGATAAGGTGGATCCTGAGACGACTGCTGTGATTGACAAGAGCTTCCTGTGCTGTGAGCACCACAGAGCCATGATCTCTGGACTGTCTCTGCTTCACAGCCCCGGGGTCTCACTAGGTATAATCCAATGCTCCATACTGGTAACTGTCTGACTGCTGGGGGCACCTGTCAGCCGGATGAGGTGGTCACATCAGCTTTTATGTCCTCTCTATTCGGTCTTTGGCAGCCGCAGCTGTCGGGGAGACCCCTTGCTCTCCAGGGTTTTTGGACCCCCTACCTATCGACTATTCAGGATAACGCTTCTCTAAGTATGTTACCACCTCTGTGGGTATTGGCAGAGTTATGACACTTTGCATTAGGCAGAGTTTGTTGGTCTAGATCAGGGGttggaaccttcagccctccagctgttgcaaaactacaattcccatcatgccgggacagccaacactttagctttggctgtccaggtatgatgggaattctagttttgcagatggagggccaaagtttcccca is a genomic window of Dendropsophus ebraccatus isolate aDenEbr1 chromosome 4, aDenEbr1.pat, whole genome shotgun sequence containing:
- the METTL13 gene encoding eEF1A lysine and N-terminal methyltransferase isoform X1; translated protein: MNLLPRSSKEFSSSEYWEQFFRRRGERAFEWYGGYLELCSVLHKYIKPKDKVLVVGCGNSELSERLYDAGCQNLTNIDVSEVVIRQMNERNASRRPNMTFQLMDATQTSFSDGHFQAVLDKGTLDAILTDTDAATLETTTKLLTEIGRVLQCGGRYVCVSLAQAHVLDKLVWHFSQGGWMVRIHQVSRSSSEESGSRFPLPVFVFVMTKVKAVPGFPQVLEMMPDDEGGKSVRCASPGELMDMVKERQRYALIRSRLNQNQSSPEVSLDLCDGVSGRTRYTFHVVDSPTIRPSLLALSNHFAIFIIPQGRETEWLFGSEMGRRQLAGSVGFRRLLIVALHRDQQYESMEAIQSELSAKVLELAPPGLPDNQQIPFLSAGGDIGVRTVQYRGVSDLSGDYVVEDVRGDGTSYFRRLIFLSNQNVVQSEARLLPGNTQSGQKKKRKDKKKQQKPNDKVDPETTAVIDKSFLCCEHHRAMISGLSLLHSPGVSLGQHLSVLVVGLGGGSLSLFIHDYFLGSHVEAVEIDPAVLDVACRWFGFSLDDRIKVHLADGLAHINDLAEKGKASHDVVMFDVDSKDSSLGMSCPPPAFVEKKFLQNVRKILKDDGLFILNLVCRDPVLKGQVISTIHEVFPLIYVQKIEDEVNEILFCRPVSGQSKEISDLKESAKSLEKQLRRPGTTWDETFVLADMFKSVQII
- the METTL13 gene encoding eEF1A lysine and N-terminal methyltransferase isoform X2 — its product is MNERNASRRPNMTFQLMDATQTSFSDGHFQAVLDKGTLDAILTDTDAATLETTTKLLTEIGRVLQCGGRYVCVSLAQAHVLDKLVWHFSQGGWMVRIHQVSRSSSEESGSRFPLPVFVFVMTKVKAVPGFPQVLEMMPDDEGGKSVRCASPGELMDMVKERQRYALIRSRLNQNQSSPEVSLDLCDGVSGRTRYTFHVVDSPTIRPSLLALSNHFAIFIIPQGRETEWLFGSEMGRRQLAGSVGFRRLLIVALHRDQQYESMEAIQSELSAKVLELAPPGLPDNQQIPFLSAGGDIGVRTVQYRGVSDLSGDYVVEDVRGDGTSYFRRLIFLSNQNVVQSEARLLPGNTQSGQKKKRKDKKKQQKPNDKVDPETTAVIDKSFLCCEHHRAMISGLSLLHSPGVSLGQHLSVLVVGLGGGSLSLFIHDYFLGSHVEAVEIDPAVLDVACRWFGFSLDDRIKVHLADGLAHINDLAEKGKASHDVVMFDVDSKDSSLGMSCPPPAFVEKKFLQNVRKILKDDGLFILNLVCRDPVLKGQVISTIHEVFPLIYVQKIEDEVNEILFCRPVSGQSKEISDLKESAKSLEKQLRRPGTTWDETFVLADMFKSVQII